A window of Exiguobacterium sp. FSL W8-0210 contains these coding sequences:
- a CDS encoding cob(I)yrinic acid a,c-diamide adenosyltransferase — protein sequence MKIYTKSGDKGETSLVGGRVKKNDRLISLMGELDELNSFVGLARTKASSIEVREQLTVIQHALFDCGSDLMYVEPRPSRLSQEATVDLESWIDTLTELSPPLDKFILPGGTEAAATLHVARTVCRRVERSMIDVPQAAHLLPFINRLSDFFFTAARYENAVKQKADIEYVRSAHVFKRKDGEQ from the coding sequence ATGAAAATTTACACGAAGTCTGGTGACAAAGGAGAAACATCTCTCGTTGGTGGGAGAGTCAAAAAAAATGATCGGTTGATCAGCTTGATGGGAGAACTCGACGAATTGAACAGTTTCGTCGGACTTGCCCGGACGAAAGCATCATCAATCGAGGTGCGTGAGCAACTGACAGTGATCCAGCACGCGCTATTCGATTGTGGCAGTGACTTGATGTATGTCGAGCCGCGCCCGTCACGTTTGAGTCAAGAAGCGACGGTTGATTTAGAAAGTTGGATTGACACGTTAACGGAGTTATCGCCGCCGCTCGATAAGTTCATCTTGCCCGGCGGAACGGAAGCAGCTGCAACGTTACACGTGGCACGGACGGTCTGTCGTCGCGTTGAACGTTCGATGATCGATGTCCCTCAAGCGGCTCATTTGTTACCGTTCATCAACCGACTCAGTGACTTCTTCTTTACAGCAGCCCGTTATGAGAATGCCGTCAAACAAAAAGCAGATATTGAATATGTCCGCAGTGCGCATGTATTCAAACGAAAGGATGGAGAGCAATGA
- a CDS encoding ATP-binding protein, whose amino-acid sequence MKWLQSVVIKLWGTILLLVSVVLIALTILLLEFFNSFHIEQERGHLAKLGQQVETVFQAHSGIEEGSSTAVEITDIYGATLIAKTQDDSVEANISQAKANRIIKELERQNWKAIDGEEGETAIGNYETFDGKAALAYRAPLITDSGNGTIYLIEQLTNIEQANEGARQIIQLCVLLAIIGTTVFAFFLSTRITAPLRTIRQAVVEAGEGKFDQSLTQRSRDEIGDLALAFNEMSSQLNQYVTDLDKERHLLSSILRCMADGVLTFSKSGKLLATNPPAEAFLAGSPVPDELIELFQTVMQEETEMTVSFEREGRFYIIIVSPLLEQEEQIGAVAVLRDMTEAQQLEKMRADFVANVSHELRTPLVMLQGYSEAIVDGMTESDEATKEFASIIYDESQRLSRLVNDLLDLARMEAGYQELRIESVEAIPFANRVIKKFKQMGRDKQVTFSVSGPNIAFEADPDQMEQVLTNLLGNALRYTENGEIKIKIDEDRENITLSVIDSGDGIPEEDLPFVFDRFYKADKARTRGKTGTGIGLAIVANVVRAHGGEVEVDSRLGEGATFRIRLPKKQGKRTL is encoded by the coding sequence ATGAAATGGTTGCAAAGCGTTGTCATCAAACTATGGGGAACGATTCTGTTACTCGTTTCGGTCGTCTTGATCGCCTTGACGATCTTGTTACTTGAATTTTTCAACTCGTTCCATATCGAACAGGAACGGGGGCACTTGGCAAAGCTCGGTCAACAAGTCGAGACCGTCTTTCAGGCGCACTCCGGCATCGAGGAAGGGTCGAGTACTGCGGTTGAAATCACGGATATCTACGGGGCGACACTGATCGCGAAGACGCAGGACGATTCTGTTGAAGCGAACATCTCACAAGCGAAGGCGAACCGGATCATCAAAGAACTCGAACGTCAGAACTGGAAAGCGATTGACGGTGAAGAAGGCGAGACGGCGATCGGCAACTATGAGACGTTCGATGGAAAGGCGGCACTCGCGTATCGGGCACCGCTCATTACGGACAGTGGCAACGGAACGATCTACTTGATCGAGCAATTGACGAACATCGAACAGGCGAATGAGGGTGCACGTCAAATCATTCAGCTCTGTGTCCTGTTAGCGATTATCGGAACGACCGTCTTTGCCTTCTTCCTCTCGACACGGATCACGGCACCACTGCGGACGATTCGTCAAGCTGTCGTTGAGGCCGGTGAAGGAAAGTTCGATCAGAGCCTGACGCAACGTTCACGGGATGAGATCGGTGACTTAGCGCTTGCGTTCAATGAAATGAGTAGTCAACTCAATCAATACGTCACGGATCTCGACAAGGAGCGACATTTACTCTCCTCGATTCTGCGCTGTATGGCAGACGGCGTGTTGACGTTCTCAAAATCAGGTAAGCTCCTCGCGACGAATCCACCAGCTGAAGCATTTTTAGCAGGTTCTCCTGTACCGGATGAACTGATTGAACTGTTCCAGACGGTCATGCAGGAAGAGACGGAGATGACGGTTTCCTTCGAACGAGAAGGACGCTTCTACATCATCATCGTCAGTCCGTTACTCGAACAAGAAGAACAGATCGGAGCGGTCGCCGTCCTGCGTGATATGACGGAAGCACAGCAACTCGAGAAGATGCGCGCTGATTTCGTTGCGAACGTCAGTCATGAACTGCGGACTCCACTCGTCATGCTGCAAGGGTACTCAGAAGCGATTGTCGATGGCATGACCGAAAGTGATGAAGCAACAAAGGAATTCGCTTCGATCATTTACGACGAGTCCCAGCGACTGTCAAGACTCGTTAACGATCTTCTTGATCTTGCGCGCATGGAAGCGGGATATCAGGAGTTACGGATTGAATCCGTCGAAGCAATACCTTTTGCGAATCGAGTGATCAAGAAGTTCAAACAGATGGGACGCGATAAACAAGTTACCTTCTCGGTTTCTGGTCCGAACATCGCGTTTGAAGCAGACCCTGATCAAATGGAGCAAGTCTTGACGAACCTGCTTGGGAACGCCCTGCGTTATACGGAGAACGGTGAAATCAAGATTAAGATTGACGAAGATAGGGAAAACATTACATTATCCGTCATTGATTCGGGTGACGGAATTCCAGAAGAAGATCTACCGTTCGTCTTTGACCGTTTTTATAAAGCGGATAAAGCGCGGACACGTGGCAAGACGGGTACAGGAATCGGTCTTGCGATCGTGGCGAATGTCGTCCGAGCTCATGGTGGTGAAGTCGAAGTCGACAGCCGCTTGGGAGAGGGAGCGACCTTCCGGATCCGATTACCGAAAAAACAAGGGAAGCGAACATTATGA
- the yfmF gene encoding EF-P 5-aminopentanol modification-associated protein YfmF, with the protein MSQSFSTWKKEGTSYHLVPTDKFKTTTILVTFSAPLEAKTLTSRAILPYIMEKSTAAYPSMKALREPLETLYDAGLYADASKFGEEHVISFQLDVVRGELVHHPSLLKEALELLEQMVLYPDLTEGGFREQFVKQEKRLHALRISSLYDDKMRYAQQRLLELMAPGEAVALPSLGTLEELEQITPSSLRDTYRSMIEDDRIDVFVVGHVTKEEMEDALSFLPSHSEKISHYIPAQKAVNGVKRSSETQPIKQGKLHLGYRVAVDPTSADSIRMQIVNGLFGGFPHSKLFMNVREKESLAYYAASRYAALNSALYVYAGIDTKEAERAEKIILEQLVDLKAGQFTDEELTQTKAMLINARRQILDQPGQLIGWLNGSKMRGLTLEDEIHIIETATREDVVRLAAAIDLDAVYLLRGEA; encoded by the coding sequence ATGAGTCAGTCATTTAGCACATGGAAAAAGGAAGGAACGAGCTACCATCTCGTTCCGACCGACAAATTCAAGACGACGACGATTCTCGTCACATTTTCAGCACCGTTAGAAGCGAAGACGCTGACAAGCCGTGCAATCCTACCGTATATCATGGAAAAATCTACAGCCGCTTATCCGTCGATGAAAGCGTTACGTGAGCCGCTTGAAACACTATATGATGCGGGACTTTATGCGGACGCGTCGAAGTTCGGAGAAGAGCATGTCATCTCGTTCCAACTCGATGTCGTCCGGGGAGAACTCGTCCATCATCCGTCGTTGTTAAAAGAAGCACTCGAATTGCTCGAGCAAATGGTGCTGTATCCAGATTTGACGGAAGGTGGCTTCCGTGAACAGTTCGTCAAACAAGAAAAACGATTGCATGCCTTACGGATCAGTTCACTATATGACGATAAAATGCGCTACGCACAGCAACGTCTTCTCGAATTGATGGCACCAGGTGAAGCCGTCGCGTTGCCATCCCTTGGAACACTCGAAGAACTCGAACAAATCACCCCGTCATCCTTGCGTGATACATACCGTTCGATGATTGAAGACGACCGGATTGATGTCTTCGTCGTCGGACATGTAACGAAGGAGGAGATGGAAGACGCTCTATCATTCTTGCCATCGCATTCTGAAAAAATCAGTCATTACATTCCGGCCCAAAAAGCAGTCAATGGCGTGAAACGGTCGAGTGAAACACAACCGATCAAACAAGGTAAATTGCACCTTGGTTACCGGGTAGCGGTCGATCCGACGTCTGCTGACTCGATTCGGATGCAAATCGTCAATGGTCTGTTCGGTGGCTTCCCGCATTCAAAACTGTTCATGAATGTCCGTGAAAAAGAGAGTCTCGCCTATTATGCGGCTTCACGATACGCGGCATTGAACAGTGCACTCTATGTTTATGCAGGAATCGACACGAAAGAAGCGGAACGTGCCGAGAAAATCATCTTGGAACAACTCGTTGATTTGAAAGCAGGACAGTTCACGGATGAAGAATTGACACAGACGAAGGCGATGTTGATCAATGCACGCCGTCAAATCCTTGATCAGCCGGGTCAACTGATTGGTTGGTTGAATGGTTCGAAGATGCGTGGACTGACACTGGAGGATGAGATTCATATCATTGAAACGGCGACACGTGAAGACGTCGTTCGATTAGCAGCGGCAATCGATCTTGATGCCGTATATCTATTGCGAGGTGAAGCATGA
- a CDS encoding response regulator transcription factor — MSEEARILVVDDEERIRRLLKMYLERENFTIEEADNGETALEMALETEYDVILLDLMMPKMDGMQVCEELRKTKATPIVMLTAKGEETNRVHGFEMGADDYIVKPFSPREVVLRVKAILRRASATKFLHTDAKTKDVIVFPHLTIDNDAHRVTVESQEVNLTPKEYELLYFLAKQTDKVFSREQLLKEVWNYEFFGDLRTVDTHVKRLREKLNRLSPNAAQMITTVWGVGYKFENSPT; from the coding sequence ATGTCAGAAGAAGCACGTATTTTAGTCGTCGACGATGAAGAACGGATTCGTCGCCTGTTGAAGATGTATCTGGAGCGGGAAAATTTCACGATCGAGGAAGCAGACAATGGAGAGACGGCGCTTGAAATGGCGCTTGAGACAGAATACGATGTCATTCTCCTCGACTTGATGATGCCGAAGATGGACGGGATGCAAGTTTGTGAAGAATTGCGGAAAACGAAAGCGACGCCAATCGTCATGTTGACGGCAAAAGGCGAAGAGACGAACCGCGTGCATGGGTTTGAGATGGGGGCAGATGATTATATCGTCAAACCATTCAGTCCACGCGAAGTCGTCTTGCGTGTCAAAGCGATCCTTCGCCGGGCAAGTGCGACGAAATTCCTCCACACGGATGCGAAAACAAAAGATGTCATCGTCTTCCCACACTTGACGATCGACAATGATGCGCACCGCGTGACGGTCGAGTCGCAAGAAGTCAATTTAACACCAAAAGAATACGAACTCCTGTATTTCTTAGCAAAACAAACGGATAAGGTATTCTCGCGGGAACAATTACTCAAGGAAGTCTGGAACTATGAATTTTTCGGAGATCTGCGGACGGTCGATACACACGTCAAACGTCTGCGTGAAAAGCTGAATCGTTTGTCCCCGAACGCCGCTCAAATGATCACGACGGTCTGGGGTGTCGGATACAAGTTCGAGAATAGTCCGACCTGA